The Leifsonia poae region ACGACTTCTCGGTCACCGTGCCGGCCGGCGCGGTGTGGGTGATGGGCGACAACCGATACAACTCGGCCGATTCCCGCTACCACATGGACGATCCAGGAAAAGGCTTCGTGCCTCTCAACGACGTGGTCGGCCGCGCCTTCGTGCTCAGCTGGCCGGTCGACCACTGGACGCTGCTGAGCGACTACCCCGAGGTCTTCGCCGGCGTTGACGCGGCGAAGGCCGGGCACTAGCGCAAGCGCCTGTTCTCCCCGCTCCCTGCGGCGGGTCAGAGGCCGGATTTACCGAGACGCCAGTAGCCCATGAACGCCACCCGGCCACGGTCGACACCATTGCGGCCGACGAGCAGCCGCCGGATCGTCTTCACGGTGCCGGACTCGCCGGCGATCCACGCGTAGAAGCCGCTCTGCGTGTGCTCGGGCAGCTCCCACAGCACGTCAGCGTCGATGTCGACCTCGTCGAGCTGCTGCACGCGCCCCGCGGCGGCAGCGGCGATGGTGTCGGGATGCTCGGCGACCCAGTGCTCCACGGCCGGGATCAGCGCGCATCCACTGGGCCCGCCGGCCCGGTCGAGCCAGTCGACCGCGAACCCGGAAGGGAGGTCGACGTGCAGGCGGTCCCCCTCATCCGGGACCTCGATGAACGCGTGCACCCGGCGGTCCGGCGGGAGCGTCTCGAGGATGGCGGCGATGGCGGGCGCGGCCGTCTCATCGCCCACGAGCAGCAGATCGGTGGCCGAGCCCGGCCGCCAGTCGATGCCGACGGTGGAGTGCACGCTGCGCGCATCCGGGCCGACGATGATCAGCTCGTCTCCCTCGGTCGCTTTTGCCAGCCAGCGGGAGGCCGGGCCGCCGTTGGCACTCCCGTCGCCGTGCGCGACGAAGTCGACGTCGAGCAGCCGCCGCGCCGGGTCGATGCTGCGAACGGTGTAGGTGCGAATGGGGTTGCGACGCTCATCGGGCAGCGCGCGCCACCGGTCGTACCAATCCGTCTCGGCGGGGGCCGCCTCGTCGTAGCGCGCTTCGTCGTCGACGCCGAGATCGGAGAGCAGCCCGTTCTCGAGCGGGAACACGAGCTTGATGCGCTGGTCGAGCCCATCCGTGCCGAAGACGTCGAAGTCGGGCGACCGGAATGTGACCCGCACGAAGTGGGGGCTCAGGCGCCGCAGCCGGGCGACCCTCGCCCGATACGGTCGGTAAGACGGGCGATCGGTCTTGACGACGGGAGACGCGAGCAGGCTCACAGCGAGACTTTCCGAACAGGAACGGCGGACTTAGGTAAGGCTACACTAACCCGATTGAGCCGGGCTGGGATGCCGCTGGGGATGTGGCCGGGCCGATCCTCAACCTTCGGGCCCTCTACGCTGGTGCCGTGACGACACAGAATCCCGACCGGCGCCCGGCGTGCGCGAGGTGGCCGCTCTGGCGGGCGTCTCGCGACAGACCGTCTCGCGTGTCGTCAACGGGCATCCGAGCATTCGGGAGAGCACGCGGCAGCGGGTGCTGACCGCGATGGACGAGCTGCAGTTCCGGCCCAATCGGGCGGCCAGGATGCTCTCGACCGCGCGGTCGAACACGATCGGCATCCTGGCGTCGTCGTCTTCGTCACTGTTCGGTCCGGCGAGCAGCATCGATGCCGTCGAGAGCGCGGCGCGCGAAGCCGGCTCGTTCGTGGCGATAGCCCACCTGGCATCGGTCGAGACCGACGAGATCGAGGCCGCCCTCGACCACCTGATGGCGCAGGCCGTCGAAGGCATCGTCGTCGTCGCCCCACAACGCCGGGTGCTGGATGCCATGCACAGCGTGTCGATCGCGGTGCCGTCGGTGACGATGCACAGCGCCGAGGCGGCCGGCGACGAGGCCTTCGCCGACCAGATCGAGGGGGCGCGGATGGCCGCGCGGCACCTCGCCGAGCTCGGCCACACGACCGTCGCCCACCTGGCCGGGCCGTCCGATTGGGCCGAGGCGAACGCACGCCGCGACGGCTTTCTGGCAGAGGCGAGAACGCTCGGGATGCGCGTGACCGTCACGGCACCCGGCGACTGGACCAGCGCATCCGGCGCCCGCATCGGAGCAGACCTGCTTCGGGACCGCACGGTCACCGCTGTTTTCTCTTCCAACGACCAGATGGCCCTCGGGGTGCTGCATGCCCTGCGTCGTGACGGTCGCAGCGCACCGCAGGATGTGAGCGTCATCGGATTCGACGACATCCCCGAGGCCGCTTACTTCGCGCCGCCGCTGACGACGATCCGCCCAGACTTCACCGGGCTCGGGCGCACCTGCGTCGCCCGCCTGCTGGCGGCGATCGACCGGCTGCCGACCCCCGGCGCCGGGAGCGCCGTGGTGACACCCCGGCTCATCGTGCGGGAGTCGACCGGCCCCGCGCCCACACGCTGACCCCACGCTGACCCCACGATACGTACCCGTCGAGCCCACGAATTATCCGCGTACTCGGCGGTTTTCGGGAGATTTCGCGCGTACTCGGGGGCGGCGGGGGTGGGGTGGGGCGGTGGGGTGGGGCGGGGCGGGGCGGGGCGCAGGCGGGGGCGGGGGCTCGGGCGGAATTGACAGGGGCGGAGGGGGCGGGGATACTGAGGTCACGAAATGTGACCGGTCACAACTCGATGAGGAGCGCAACGATGGCGGCAGACGAGAACGCGACGCGACACCGCGAGGCCATCGGTGCCGGGCGCACCTCCCTCGGCATCGAATTCGGGTCGACGCGCATCAAGGCGTGCCTCGTCGACCTGGACGACCCCTCGTCGGTGATCGCCGTCGGCGGCCACGAATGGGAGAACGAGTTCATCGACGGCATGTGGACGTATTCGCTCGATGCCGTCTGGACCGGTCTCCGAAGCGCATACGGCGACCTGGCCGACGACGTCGAGCGTCGCCTCGGCGTGCGACCGCAGACGTTCGGCGCCATCGGCGTCTCGGCCATGATGCACGGCTACCTGCCGTTCGACGCCGACGGCGAGCTGCTCGTTCCGTTCCGCACGTGGCGCAACACGACGACCGGTCCGGCCGCCGGGCAGCTCTCTCAGCTCTTCGGCGTCAACATCCCCCTGCGCTGGTCGATCGCCCACCTGCACCAAGCGGTGCTCGACGGCGAACCGCACATCGACCGTCTGGACTTCCTCACCACGCTCGCCGGGTACGTGCATTGGCAGCTGACCGGCAGCAAGGTGCTGGGCATCGGCGACGCGTCCGGGATGTTCCCGATCGACGCCGCGGCGGGCGACTACGCGGCGGATCTGACCTCACGCTACGAGCAGCTGGCGGCCGAGAGCGTGGCGGGGCTGTCGCTGACCGCTGCGCTGCCGAAAGTGCTGAGGGCCGGACGCCCGGCCGGTGTGCTCACCACCGAGGGCGCCGCGCGCATCGATCCGACCGGGACGCTGCGAGCGGGCATCCCGTTCTGTCCTCCGGAAGGCGACGCCGGAACCGGGATGGTCGCGACCGACTCCGTCACGCCGCGCACCGGCAACGTCAGCGCCGGGACCAGCATCTTCGCAATGGTCGTCCTCGAGCGTCCACTCGCTGGCCGGCACCACGAACTCGACATCGTGACGACGCCGAGCGGCGACCCGGTGGCGATGGTCCACTGCAACAACGGCGCGAGCGAGCTCGCGGCGTGGGCGGGCGTCTTCGCCCGGTTCTCCGCCGCGAGCGGCGCGCCGATCGACCACGACGCGGTCTACGACACCCTGTTCCGCGAGGCGCTCGACGGCGAGGGCGACGCCGGCGGAGTTCTGGCATACAACACCGTCGCCGGCGAGCCGATCGCCGGGCTGACGGAGGGCCGTCCCCTTCTCGTCCGCTCGCCCGGGAGCCGTCTCACGCTCGCCAATCTGTTCCGCGCACACCTCTACGGCGCCTTCGGCACCCTGGCGCTCGGGATGCGCGTGCTCGCCGAGGAGGGCGTGACCCTCGACCGGATGTTCGCCCACGGCGGCATGTTCCGCACCGCGGGTGTCGCACAGCGGTTCCTCGCGGGTGCCCTCGACGCACCGGTCTCGGTCGCCGCGAACGCGTCGGAGGGCGGTGCCTGGGGCATCGCCGTTCTCGCGGCCTACCTTCGCTCCGCTGAGGACGGTGTCGACCTCAGCGGCTTTCTGCGCACCCGGGTGTTCGGGGGGTTCACGGTCGAGACGGTGGAACCGCATCCAGACGATGTGCGCGGGTTCGCCGCCTACCTCGAACGCTACCGGGCAGGACTGGCAGTCGAGCACGCCGCTGTTGAGGCGCTGCCGCTCGACGACCGGGCGACCGGGCTTGCATCCTCTGCCCCGGCGCCCGTCGCCGCACTCCCGGCCGTGGCCGAGTCTCCGGCGGTCCGCGCCACCCGCGAGCACGTCGCCGCGCTGCACGCCGAACTGACCCGCAACGCACTCGTGGTGTGGACCGGGGGAAACGTGTCCGGTCGCGTGCCCGGCGAGGATCTGTTCGTGATCAAGCCGAGCGGCGTCGACTACGACGACCTCGCCCCCGAAAACATGATCCTCTGCACACTCGACGGGGCGGTCGTGCCGGGCTCGCCCGGCAGCGAACGGTCGCCGTCGAGCGACACGGCAGCCCACGCGTACGTGTACCGCGCCATGCCCGAGGTGGGCGGCGTGGTGCACACCCACTCCACCTACGCGACGGCCTGGGCGGCCCGCGCCGAGCCCATCCCCTGCGTCATCACGGCGATGGCCGACGAATTCGGCGGCGAGATCCCGGTCGGGCCGTTCGCGATCATCGGGGACGACTCGATCGGCCGCGGCATCGTCGCCACGCTCTCCGGGCACCGCTCCCGCGCCGTGCTGATGCAGAACCACGGAGTGTTCACCATCGGCCGCGACGCCCGCGACGCGGTCAAGGCCGCCGTCATGGCCGAAGATGTGGCGCGCACAGTTCACATCGCCCGCCAGGGCGGCCCGCTCGTCGCCATTCCGCC contains the following coding sequences:
- a CDS encoding siderophore-interacting protein; this translates as MSLLASPVVKTDRPSYRPYRARVARLRRLSPHFVRVTFRSPDFDVFGTDGLDQRIKLVFPLENGLLSDLGVDDEARYDEAAPAETDWYDRWRALPDERRNPIRTYTVRSIDPARRLLDVDFVAHGDGSANGGPASRWLAKATEGDELIIVGPDARSVHSTVGIDWRPGSATDLLLVGDETAAPAIAAILETLPPDRRVHAFIEVPDEGDRLHVDLPSGFAVDWLDRAGGPSGCALIPAVEHWVAEHPDTIAAAAAGRVQQLDEVDIDADVLWELPEHTQSGFYAWIAGESGTVKTIRRLLVGRNGVDRGRVAFMGYWRLGKSGL
- a CDS encoding LacI family DNA-binding transcriptional regulator; this encodes MREVAALAGVSRQTVSRVVNGHPSIRESTRQRVLTAMDELQFRPNRAARMLSTARSNTIGILASSSSSLFGPASSIDAVESAAREAGSFVAIAHLASVETDEIEAALDHLMAQAVEGIVVVAPQRRVLDAMHSVSIAVPSVTMHSAEAAGDEAFADQIEGARMAARHLAELGHTTVAHLAGPSDWAEANARRDGFLAEARTLGMRVTVTAPGDWTSASGARIGADLLRDRTVTAVFSSNDQMALGVLHALRRDGRSAPQDVSVIGFDDIPEAAYFAPPLTTIRPDFTGLGRTCVARLLAAIDRLPTPGAGSAVVTPRLIVRESTGPAPTR
- a CDS encoding L-ribulose-5-phosphate 4-epimerase; translated protein: MAESPAVRATREHVAALHAELTRNALVVWTGGNVSGRVPGEDLFVIKPSGVDYDDLAPENMILCTLDGAVVPGSPGSERSPSSDTAAHAYVYRAMPEVGGVVHTHSTYATAWAARAEPIPCVITAMADEFGGEIPVGPFAIIGDDSIGRGIVATLSGHRSRAVLMQNHGVFTIGRDARDAVKAAVMAEDVARTVHIARQGGPLVAIPPTAIDSLFDRYQNVYGQSPEGAGH